A genome region from Acidobacteriota bacterium includes the following:
- a CDS encoding CHAT domain-containing protein: MANPIKPAASLAHSLRHQARQKSSFFLQFFAFFISTVTGVSGFVLNATALNLLIGGQQTENHALALDKSIERALAGGEIHSYELALVAGQFCQIVVDQRGIDVVVALFAPNGVKLVETDGTNGAFGPEQVVLVPENAGTYRLEVRSLEKNAPAGRYEVKLEALRLAIPQDQYRIRAQQAYLDARRLRNQEAADSQRAAIAKYKEALVAWQTLKDRRMETIALHDLGVLYGDLGDYQQALEAYFQARAGYQSLADWRGQAAVLNNIGWIFAALGEHQKAIDLYEEARQLKDAQGERRLDPRILSNIGSEYASLGKFQKALEIHLQVLALRRAGNDRLGLAITLNNIANCYEHLGEKQKALDYYSQSLTYMPEVGNAFYTAATLSNIGAIYADLGEHQKALDHFNQALQLRRTIGDRNGEAATLHQIARLERNRGNLLEARNHIEAALAAVESLRANVASQQLRVSFFASVRRYHEFYLSLLMELQRQHPADGFDALALAASEKSRARSLLELLKEARAEIKQGVDPGLLERERNLQQQISEKAQEQMTVLSGKHTAEQGAEADKEIALLTMEYEQVQAQIRHTSPRYAALTHPTTLSLNEIQTSVLDENTLLLEYVLGEEKSYLWAVTPTSLKSYELPKRAEIEAAARHVYESLTARNQIRPRETPEQRRRRIDQADADFPQAVAALSRLIMAPVASQLENKRLLIVADGVLQYIPFAVLPEIGDQPLIKNHEIINLPSASVLAVLRQETSGRKPAAKTLAVLADPVFQRDDPRLKQTATTRAGNSEFVRLRFSRAEAEQIATLAPPDQTLKALDFAANRDLATSAELADYRIVHFATHALINHQHPELSGIVLSQMDERGQPRNGFLRLHEIYNLRLSADLVVLSACETALGKEVPGEGMIGLTRGFMYAGAPRVAASLWQTDDRAAAELMKRFYQRMLGEKMAAASALRAAQVSLWQDKRWAMPYFWAAFTLQGEWK, encoded by the coding sequence ATGGCAAACCCGATCAAACCGGCTGCAAGTCTTGCTCACTCTCTTCGCCATCAAGCGCGACAGAAATCTTCATTCTTCCTGCAATTTTTTGCCTTCTTTATTTCCACAGTCACGGGAGTTTCGGGCTTTGTTCTAAACGCCACGGCTTTGAATCTGCTTATTGGTGGACAGCAAACGGAGAATCACGCGCTGGCGTTGGACAAATCCATTGAACGCGCATTGGCCGGAGGGGAAATTCACTCGTACGAGTTGGCGCTTGTTGCAGGTCAATTTTGCCAGATTGTGGTGGATCAGCGAGGAATTGACGTGGTCGTCGCGCTTTTCGCCCCCAACGGCGTGAAGCTGGTGGAAACGGACGGCACAAACGGAGCCTTCGGGCCGGAACAGGTTGTCCTGGTACCGGAAAACGCCGGAACGTATCGGTTGGAAGTGCGTTCGTTGGAAAAAAATGCGCCTGCCGGACGCTATGAGGTCAAGCTGGAAGCACTCCGTCTGGCTATCCCGCAAGATCAATACCGTATCCGTGCTCAACAGGCGTATTTGGATGCGCGCAGGTTGCGCAACCAGGAGGCGGCGGATTCTCAACGCGCAGCCATTGCCAAATACAAGGAAGCGCTTGTGGCGTGGCAAACGTTGAAGGATCGTCGTATGGAAACCATTGCGCTCCACGATCTGGGAGTTCTGTACGGAGATTTGGGAGATTATCAGCAGGCATTGGAAGCTTACTTCCAGGCGCGCGCCGGGTATCAATCGTTGGCCGACTGGCGAGGTCAAGCCGCTGTGCTCAACAACATCGGCTGGATTTTCGCCGCGCTGGGAGAACATCAGAAAGCGATTGATCTCTACGAAGAAGCTCGGCAGTTAAAAGACGCCCAAGGCGAACGCCGCCTTGATCCGCGCATTTTAAGCAACATCGGCTCTGAGTATGCGAGCCTGGGAAAGTTCCAAAAGGCGCTTGAGATTCACTTGCAGGTGTTGGCGCTGCGTCGCGCAGGAAATGACCGCCTTGGCCTGGCGATTACGCTCAACAACATCGCCAATTGTTACGAGCATTTGGGAGAAAAACAGAAGGCACTGGATTATTACAGCCAATCGCTGACATATATGCCGGAAGTCGGCAACGCGTTTTACACTGCCGCGACGCTCTCCAACATTGGAGCGATTTACGCAGACCTTGGGGAACATCAAAAGGCGCTCGATCATTTCAACCAGGCCCTGCAATTGCGCCGCACCATCGGCGACCGCAATGGCGAAGCTGCGACACTTCATCAAATTGCGCGACTTGAACGAAATCGTGGAAATCTGTTGGAAGCGCGCAACCACATTGAAGCTGCGCTTGCCGCCGTTGAATCGCTGCGCGCGAATGTTGCAAGCCAGCAACTGCGTGTGTCTTTTTTCGCTTCCGTTCGTCGCTATCACGAGTTTTACCTGAGCCTGCTCATGGAATTGCAGCGGCAACATCCGGCGGATGGCTTCGACGCGCTTGCTCTGGCGGCAAGCGAAAAAAGCCGTGCTCGTTCCCTGCTGGAATTGCTGAAAGAAGCGCGCGCCGAAATCAAACAAGGTGTTGATCCCGGGTTGCTCGAACGCGAGCGCAACTTGCAACAACAGATTTCCGAAAAAGCACAAGAGCAAATGACTGTGCTCAGCGGCAAACACACGGCTGAACAGGGTGCGGAGGCAGATAAGGAAATTGCATTGCTCACCATGGAATACGAGCAGGTACAGGCACAGATTCGGCATACCAGCCCGCGCTACGCGGCGCTCACCCATCCCACAACCCTCAGCTTGAACGAAATTCAGACCTCCGTGCTCGATGAAAACACACTCCTGCTGGAATATGTTCTAGGCGAAGAAAAAAGCTACCTGTGGGCTGTGACGCCAACCTCACTCAAAAGTTATGAATTGCCCAAACGCGCCGAGATCGAGGCGGCCGCACGCCACGTGTATGAGTCCTTGACCGCGCGAAACCAAATCCGACCGCGCGAAACCCCTGAACAGCGACGGCGCCGGATTGATCAGGCCGATGCCGACTTTCCCCAAGCTGTCGCCGCACTCAGCCGCCTGATCATGGCTCCGGTCGCTTCCCAATTGGAGAACAAACGCTTGCTGATCGTTGCCGATGGCGTGCTTCAATACATTCCGTTTGCCGTGCTGCCGGAAATTGGTGACCAACCGCTGATCAAGAATCACGAGATCATCAACCTGCCGTCCGCTTCCGTGCTGGCAGTGTTGCGGCAGGAAACGAGCGGACGCAAACCAGCCGCCAAGACCCTGGCAGTGTTGGCGGATCCTGTCTTTCAACGCGATGATCCGCGCCTGAAACAGACAGCCACCACCCGCGCGGGCAATTCGGAGTTCGTCCGCTTGCGGTTCAGCCGCGCCGAAGCGGAGCAAATTGCCACCCTCGCCCCGCCGGATCAAACCCTGAAAGCGCTGGATTTTGCCGCCAACCGCGACCTGGCCACCAGCGCGGAGCTTGCCGATTACCGGATCGTGCATTTTGCGACGCACGCATTGATCAATCATCAGCATCCGGAACTGTCCGGGATCGTGTTGTCGCAAATGGACGAACGCGGCCAACCACGCAATGGATTTTTGCGGCTGCACGAAATTTACAACCTGCGGTTGTCGGCGGACTTGGTGGTGCTCAGCGCTTGCGAAACGGCGTTGGGGAAAGAAGTGCCTGGGGAAGGAATGATCGGCTTGACGCGGGGGTTTATGTATGCGGGAGCGCCACGGGTGGCGGCGAGTTTGTGGCAAACGGATGACCGCGCAGCGGCAGAGTTGATGAAGCGATTCTATCAACGAATGCTGGGCGAGAAGATGGCGGCGGCATCGGCGCTGCGAGCAGCACAGGTCTCGCTCTGGCAGGACAAACGCTGGGCGATGCCGTATTTCTGGGCGGCATTCACGCTGCAGGGAGAATGGAAGTGA
- a CDS encoding ABC transporter permease translates to MQTLWQDLRYGVRMLRKNPGFTFIAVFSLALGIMATTAMYSVIHAVILDPFPYKDVDNLMSVKVWSPNERGMRTYYSADQFVEIAERSTIFEGVIASTISDVLWTDGAEPQRLRGNIGTPNTFQVMGVPPLLGRVYTPEDAKDDAAPVAVLGYKFWQRQFGGNPNVIGKEMRLNDKVRTVIGVMPKRFMWRGADVYLPVVFRRGQAIEGVRSVHLLGRLKPGVTPVQAEADLHPIIADLKQREPDQFPQQWQVGLLSFKETFPSAIRENLWILFGAVGLLLLIACANVSNLLLSKAGERRKEMTVRAALGASRGRIIRQLLTESLLIALIGGTLGVLLAVWSLQAILTIVPPNTIPDESEVTLNVPVLLFALAASVLTSIVFGLAPALHTATRDLANPLREAGRSLAGSKRQAYLRKGLVIAEVALSLVLLGGAGLMIRSVLAMQNTDLGFRTERVLTMRVPLPEKKYPDRERRVAFFQEVLRRVNAVPGVEAVGLNLGLHPLGSMGAPVEISGSTQQDTRAAMIHHTNADYVKAMGITLVQGRLFSETEVDASRQLAVVNQTFARRRLEGRDPIGQTVRIPRLSQAPFNVADASFQIIGVVKDAQNRNINQETTPEVYIPFTITGAADRLVVLSQGDPTSITSAVLSQIRSVDSQQPVTNLMTIDRVLQEFIYADPKFNLALFSVFAVLGLTLAVIGVYGVMSSAVAQQTQEIGIRMALGASPGAVSSMIVKRGATLLAVGITLGLLGSLLATHLLKGYVWNLSAFNKFDPLTFGAVALLLAAVALLACWIPARRAAKVDPVIALRCE, encoded by the coding sequence ATGCAAACACTCTGGCAAGACCTGCGGTACGGCGTGCGTATGTTGCGGAAAAATCCGGGCTTTACCTTCATCGCGGTTTTTTCGCTGGCGCTGGGAATTATGGCGACAACGGCCATGTACAGCGTCATCCACGCCGTCATCCTCGATCCATTCCCGTACAAAGACGTAGACAATTTGATGAGCGTCAAAGTGTGGAGTCCGAACGAACGCGGAATGCGAACGTATTATTCCGCCGATCAGTTTGTGGAAATCGCCGAACGCAGCACGATTTTTGAAGGTGTGATTGCTTCGACCATCAGCGACGTGTTGTGGACGGATGGCGCAGAGCCGCAACGATTGCGCGGCAATATCGGCACGCCGAACACGTTTCAGGTGATGGGCGTTCCGCCGCTGCTCGGTCGCGTGTACACGCCGGAAGATGCCAAAGATGATGCCGCGCCAGTGGCTGTGTTGGGGTACAAATTCTGGCAACGGCAATTCGGCGGCAATCCAAACGTCATCGGCAAGGAAATGCGCCTGAACGACAAAGTCCGCACGGTGATTGGCGTCATGCCGAAACGCTTTATGTGGCGCGGCGCGGATGTCTACCTGCCGGTTGTGTTTCGGCGCGGCCAAGCCATAGAAGGCGTGCGCAGCGTGCATTTGCTCGGACGGTTGAAACCGGGCGTGACGCCTGTGCAGGCCGAAGCGGATTTGCATCCGATCATCGCCGACCTGAAACAGCGCGAACCCGACCAATTTCCGCAGCAATGGCAGGTCGGGTTGCTGTCATTCAAGGAAACTTTTCCCAGCGCCATTCGCGAAAACCTGTGGATTTTGTTTGGCGCAGTCGGATTGTTGCTGCTGATTGCCTGCGCCAACGTTTCCAACCTGTTGCTGTCGAAAGCGGGCGAACGCCGAAAAGAAATGACCGTCCGCGCGGCGTTGGGCGCAAGCCGTGGACGCATCATTCGCCAACTGCTGACCGAAAGTTTGCTGATTGCGTTGATTGGCGGAACGTTGGGCGTGTTACTGGCAGTGTGGAGTTTGCAGGCGATTTTGACGATTGTTCCGCCGAACACCATTCCCGATGAATCCGAAGTCACGCTGAACGTGCCGGTGTTGCTGTTTGCGCTGGCGGCGTCCGTGTTGACCAGCATCGTTTTCGGCCTGGCGCCGGCGCTGCACACGGCAACGCGCGATCTGGCCAATCCGCTGCGCGAAGCCGGTCGCAGTTTGGCGGGCAGCAAGCGGCAAGCTTATTTGCGCAAAGGTTTGGTGATTGCCGAAGTTGCGCTTTCGCTGGTGCTGCTGGGCGGCGCGGGATTGATGATTCGCAGCGTGTTGGCGATGCAAAACACGGATTTGGGCTTTCGCACAGAACGCGTGTTGACGATGCGCGTGCCGCTGCCAGAAAAGAAATATCCGGATCGCGAACGCCGCGTAGCCTTCTTTCAGGAAGTTTTGCGCCGCGTCAACGCCGTGCCGGGCGTCGAAGCCGTGGGCTTGAATCTGGGATTGCATCCCTTGGGAAGTATGGGCGCGCCCGTGGAAATTTCGGGCAGCACGCAGCAGGACACGCGCGCAGCGATGATCCATCACACCAATGCGGATTACGTCAAAGCGATGGGCATCACGCTGGTGCAGGGGCGTCTGTTTTCCGAAACCGAAGTGGACGCAAGCAGGCAACTGGCGGTCGTCAATCAAACCTTTGCCCGCAGACGATTGGAAGGCCGCGACCCGATTGGTCAAACCGTCCGCATTCCGCGTTTGTCGCAAGCGCCGTTTAATGTCGCGGACGCGTCATTTCAGATCATTGGCGTTGTCAAAGATGCGCAGAACCGAAACATCAATCAGGAAACCACGCCCGAAGTTTACATTCCATTCACGATTACCGGAGCCGCAGACCGGTTGGTCGTGCTGTCGCAAGGCGATCCGACATCCATCACCAGCGCCGTGCTCAGCCAGATTCGATCCGTGGACAGCCAGCAACCCGTCACCAATCTGATGACGATTGATCGCGTGTTGCAGGAATTCATTTACGCCGATCCGAAATTCAACCTTGCGCTGTTTTCAGTGTTCGCTGTGTTGGGGCTGACGTTGGCGGTGATCGGCGTGTATGGCGTGATGTCCAGCGCGGTCGCGCAACAAACGCAGGAAATCGGAATCCGCATGGCGCTCGGCGCCAGTCCTGGCGCGGTTTCCAGCATGATCGTCAAACGCGGAGCTACGTTGCTGGCGGTTGGAATCACACTTGGTTTGCTGGGCAGTTTGCTGGCGACGCATTTGCTCAAAGGCTATGTGTGGAATCTATCGGCCTTCAATAAATTCGATCCGCTGACCTTCGGAGCCGTGGCGTTGTTGCTGGCGGCGGTGGCGCTGTTGGCTTGCTGGATACCGGCGCGCCGGGCGGCAAAGGTGGATCCGGTCATCGCGCTTCGATGTGAGTGA
- a CDS encoding STAS/SEC14 domain-containing protein, whose translation MPTIQIEAEQLLNAAMQMPQHELDQFVSRLFTLKAKERAPVLSEREAELLNKIYLPLPDGMQQRLNELIEKRQAYTITDGELQELCGLTDQVELFDAERLEHLIELAHLRSVPVENLIRQLGIKPVPHD comes from the coding sequence ATGCCAACCATTCAAATTGAAGCGGAGCAATTGCTGAATGCAGCGATGCAAATGCCGCAGCATGAACTGGATCAATTCGTCTCCCGGCTGTTCACGCTTAAGGCCAAAGAGCGCGCGCCCGTCCTTTCCGAACGCGAAGCGGAATTACTCAACAAAATCTATCTACCGCTTCCTGATGGAATGCAACAACGCTTGAATGAGTTAATTGAAAAGCGGCAAGCGTACACGATCACTGATGGAGAGTTGCAGGAACTCTGTGGACTGACCGATCAGGTTGAACTGTTCGATGCCGAGCGGCTCGAACACTTGATTGAACTCGCGCATTTACGCAGCGTACCAGTTGAAAACCTGATCCGGCAGTTGGGGATCAAGCCCGTGCCGCATGACTAA